The DNA sequence TGTATCTTTTATGTTAAGAAAACAAATAGGAAACACATGTAAATGATGTCATATGTTGTCTGTTTTTGACGAGAACTTACATTAGTTGTAAATAGTTCAACAATATGAATTTGAGGTTTAACTTTGTTggtaaaatgacacatttgaaCCACTTAGGGCTAAAATGAGTGCTTCTTTGTTTAGAACTGTAGCTGTGTAGTAGGAGAAAACTGCTACTATCTCCACATGGCAGGAAGACCAAGGATCTAGTCCCAGTTCCCCCAACCCCACTCAATGTAGACCTACTCTGTAATATGAGGTGAGGAAGAGTTGCACTTCAGTATTTTCAACATCACAGGGTTTAGCTGTCAGGTTTGTGATGTAGTGTGTTACCTCTACATCTGTACACTTATGTAGTAACACCTAACTGCTTCCCTTATTCCCTTCCCTGACAGTTGCAGGCATAAATCGCCCCTATTCTGGAGAAATCACCTCTATTAACTTTTCAATAAGAACTCCAAGTTTGAATAAAGCCAATATATATGCATTCtattaaagaaacaaatgaTATAATTGTGGCTAGCAGTTGCTTTGaagcaaaaatgaataaaacaaaataaagtcaaatcAGTGTTACACCTcccaaataaaaatacaaataatctaTTACCCCTAAGGCAGAATGGCACAACAGATTTGAATATATACCTTGAATGTGGGGACTGCAAACcccaaacaggaaatgaaaatgaaacaacaaaaacaataatcaatagagaaaaaaatcaatcagcaCATACACTTAtggccactttattaggaacatgAAGTCAAATTATCACATTTTTTGAGAGCAAAAACTAAACTGTAAATgcataagcttcataaatgtagaatttatgaATTTATGACAAAAGACACAAGACAGAGCATCCTGTCCTGGCTTGCTGCCTAGTTTTCCTGGTATGGCCTTAACAActaaaatgtgcatttttttctcAGGAATGCTGAACTTGTGTGTTGACATAAAAAGTAACATCATTACTAAGGAGGGATAATGTGCAACTTCTATAAAACGCTGCTTTTCAGGAAAATAGTGCTGCTGAAACATTCAAGCTGTGTTAACAGAatcatatattttgtatttttgaattCTGTTTTATTAAGCTGCTATTAAGGTAATGGTATTTCTCTGAAGCTGATAtatgaataatacaaaaaaaatatttgcttCTTGGTTTTAATGTCAGTTGAAAACCAAAGAAACAAACTGTAGGAAGCAGGTAGGGTTTGAGCATTTCAGAAGTTTGTCCACTGCCTTTGCTTTGATTatctgaaagaagaaaaaaacaaacataacaaatgGTCTCAGACAGGCAAACTCAGTATTCtcctttaaatctctttttaacTCATTTTCATCTCATGgcttttatctcattttaaGTACTCACTCGTGTAACTGTTTTCAATGACTTTATTTTGACTTTTACATTTTGGATTTgattcacttttatttatttatttatttttgtcagatCAGTAATGTCAAATAATGAAATCACTCACttgtattttttccataatATGAAAAAACAGAGGCCTCCAAAGATCACAGTGGTGCTGATCCCCACTACTACAGGAATGATGATGTGGTTATGGTTTTCTGTACCTGCAAATAGATTAAATTCATAAATGAACAATTCATCCCTTATTGCACAAATAGAGCAGAGAAAATATCCAGTATGTGCTTTAAAAGAATGGATATTCGCAACAATACAAGTAGGCTAAATTTAAAAGGTTCATAAATATTTTTCTAGTAGATCAGGGGTCTGCAACCTTTCCTATCAAAGGAGCCATTTTTGCCCCCTTTCCAGTTAAACACAGGGCTAATAGCTGAAAGAGAGTAACAGAAGATGCAAAGAAACAAATGACTTCTGTGAGTTTAACTGGGGTGTCATAGACCAATATTACCTTCAATATGACCAATCTCATGTTTTACATGAAGCGTAAGTTTTTCAGTGGATGTCCTCCCTCCAAAAAATTCAGCAGTGCAGGTGATGTCTGTGTGGTTATCCTTCTCCTCAGTGATGAACGTCAGATTGGACTGAGACTCCCAGGTACCTTGATGAATTTCTCTGTGAACCTCAAGGATCTCCTCTGCAGTGCCTCTACTCCATGTCAGTTGAGGTATATGGGAGGGGCAGGTATGGATGACTGAACAGGTGATGGTGTAGGGATGACCTTGAATGGCTGTCTTTGGTGGAATCAGAGTTGGTTTTGGAGGTTCAGctgtaagtaaaataaaaggacAAGTCAGAGATAAAGAAAAGGGCACATTGTTGTTACATAGAAAGCTGGTATATATTTATGAATTGTTGGAAAGTTGGTGACATACTGATCATTGTAAAGTTGACACAACTGTCAAAAAAGGAGAAGGCAAGGAAACATTTCAGTTTCAGATGTTCAGATGTCCCTGTTACTATTTCAACCCGAAAACAGAAAGGGCCATTGTCGTGATCTTTAATTTCAATCATTTCCAAGGCGCAGTTGCCCTGGCCCAAATTTCCCAACAACTTTGTGCGGCCGCGAAAGTTTTCCAAGATCATCGTCTTATCCTCATGATAGATGCGTTGATCTCGGCCTGTTGAAAGATGCCAGATCCCCCTGAGTCTGGAGTGGGATAGCCCATCTATAGCATGGGTATATGAACAGGGTATCACGATGCAGGATGTAACCAGGGCATCAAGGTTTTTGACAACAGAGGCATTCCACTCTCCAGTGAACACAGGGCTGCTAATAGCTGAAAGAGAGTAACAGAAGATGTAAAGATACAAATGACTTCTGGAGTTTAACTGGGATGTATACAGCAAGGAGATTTGAAACAAAGGGACAACTCATCATCTTACCTGCCAAAAGCAGACAGAACATCAtcatctttctgtccttctccaTACTTCTCTGACTTGTTACTGGTGTATTGTACTGTGTGACATTAAGTGAcataaacaaaatataacacattaaAGAACTACATATGAGTTACATGATAGTTATAAAATTACACGTTAAACAACATGATATAGATAtgattaaaactttttttatttgttctaacCAATCAGTCTCACATACTTTGAAGAAATAAATCTAATCAGCCAAACaaacaatgacaaataaaatcctGCAGTGAGCCCATATCCAACCCAAATATCCAGAATTGCGAAT is a window from the Scomber japonicus isolate fScoJap1 chromosome 10, fScoJap1.pri, whole genome shotgun sequence genome containing:
- the LOC128366490 gene encoding myelin-associated glycoprotein-like; translation: MEKDRKMMMFCLLLAAISSPVFTGEWNASVVKNLDALVTSCIVIPCSYTHAIDGLSHSRLRGIWHLSTGRDQRIYHEDKTMILENFRGRTKLLGNLGQGNCALEMIEIKDHDNGPFCFRVEIVTGTSEHLKLKCFLAFSFFDSCVNFTMITEPPKPTLIPPKTAIQGHPYTITCSVIHTCPSHIPQLTWSRGTAEEILEVHREIHQGTWESQSNLTFITEEKDNHTDITCTAEFFGGRTSTEKLTLHVKHEIENHNHIIIPVVVGISTTVIFGGLCFFILWKKYK